In a genomic window of Helianthus annuus cultivar XRQ/B chromosome 10, HanXRQr2.0-SUNRISE, whole genome shotgun sequence:
- the LOC118482599 gene encoding uncharacterized protein LOC118482599: protein MGKKAVISPLEDPDSLFVNKLDTNMALAMVSNFSKEEVKEAMFQINDEKAPGPDGYSAKFFKEAWDIVGNEVTEAVLDFFRNGRLLKELNATVLSMVPKVKAPNSVAEFRPIACCNVLYKCISKVLCNRLKGCLDKLVSQNQSAFIPGRLISDNILLSQELVKGYDWKGGCPRVAVKIDLQKAYDSVNHEFIKNSLFHFGFHGKFVEWVMCCLDSVSYSVALNGNLYGFFRGEKGLRQGDPMSPYLFTIVMEVLNLIIKRKIRENDKFKFHWRCERVGLTHLCFADDLLIFCGPDMESFGIIKGAVDEFSRVSGLVPNVHKSEIFFGNVNEELRKEILNVLPFKVGQFPMKYLGIPLSSKRLYQADCKVLIDKVKNRISDWKVKFLSFAGKVQLIKSVLSSLTIYWSSLFILPINVAEDIERLMRGFLWNHHDGSRGLARVKWDEVCRPKLYGGLNILSLRKQNMALMTKHIWNLLSNKDSLWVKWIKSYKLMGRSFWEIGENRLDSWSWGHLLQNRNMVRNNFIVKIGNGMDSFAWHDLWHEKGILGNLIDRRDIREAGFDQKTKVAELFNSQGWQVPEEWHRKYPWLVQRSVETFHIDKKDCVEWKGSDGKVVRFSVKQVYNSFSCAGEVVKWSSFVWFSQCIPKHAFINWLAFRGKLLTQDRMLSWGWDGDLSCVFCKRCPDSHDHLFFSCEYSSAVWRRVRRQARMEEAPCLWQEFIVFAEKMKKGKSIWDIIRRLVVAACVYFIWLERNGRLFRDNSRSPQQLFVRICEEVRMRLVGLKLKRSSNVLEAAEVWRFKGALTIQVISAFCEWGLGFSVLWEGTNQGGNLNRVFVLVASLEGVSTILVTSAVVDGRLGDLMLWGCICPGVIRKEIITVYRTLFSTYNSFWICLEPYSDNQSRSIWSGCFFLKPFLVLVLNPLSLLVWGGVCWLCIGLGLCAGNGEWLMRGNGVKNKLFNSGCNWENCCDRSLGLWESLGDKRVIGLGRGGLE from the exons ATGGGAAAGAAGGCTGTTATTTCTCCTTTAGAAGATCCGGATTCTCTGTTTGTTAATAAGCTGGATACTAATATGGCGCTGGCTATGGTGTCTAATTTCTCAAAAGAAGAGGTTAAGGAGGCTATGTTCCAAATTAATGATGAAAAGGCACCTGGGCCGGATGGATACAGTGCTAAATTCTTTAAAGAAGCATGGGATATTGTGGGGAATGAAGTGACTGAAGCTGTTCTGGATTTTTTTAGGAATGGGAGATTATTAAAGGAGTTAAATGCTACTGTTTTATCTATGGTTCCCAAAGTTAAAGCTCCTAATTCTGTTGCTGAGTTCAGGCCTATAGCTTGCTGTAATGTGCTGTATAAGTGCATAAGTAAAGTGTTATGCAATAGGTTGAAAGGCTGTCTTGATAAATTGGTTAGTCAGAACCAAAGTGCATTTATCCCAGGGAGATTGATCAGTGATAATATCCTCTTATCTCAAGAGTTAGTGAAAGGATATGACTGGAAAGGAGGGTGTCCGAGGGTTGCTGTAAAGATTGATTTACAAAAAGCTTATGATTCTGTTAATCATGAGTTCATTAAAAACAGTCTGTTTCATTTTGGGTTTCATGGAAAGTTTGTGGAATGGGTTATGTGTTGTCTGGATTCAGTCTCCTATTCTGTGGCTCTTAATGGGAATCTTTATGGGTTTTTTAGAGGGGAGAAGGGGCTTAGGCAAGGAGATCCCATGTCTCCTTACCTATTTACCATTGTTATGGAAGTATTGAATCTTATTATTAAAAGAAAGATTAGAGAAAATGACAAGTTCAAGTTTCATTGGAGATGTGAGAGGGTGGGGTTAACGCATTTATGCTTTGCTGATGACCTTCTTATATTTTGTGGGCCTGATATGGAATCCTTTGGAATTATAAAAGGAGCAGTGGATGAATTTAGCAGGGTGTCTGGTCTGGTACCAAATGTTCATAAAAGTGAGATCTTTTTTGGAAATGTTAATGAAGAATTGAGAAAAGAAATTCTGAATGTTCTTCCTTTTAAGGTTGGGCAATTTCCAATGAAGTATTTGGGCATCCCTTTATCCTCTAAAAGACTGTATCAAGCTGATTGTAAAGTTCTTATAGATAAAGTCAAAAACAGAATCTCGGATTGGAAAGTGAAATTTTTATCGTTTGCTGGGAAGGTCCAATTGATCAAATCTGTTCTGTCTTCGCTGACCATTTATTGGTCTTCTTTGTTCATTCTTCCAATAAATGTGGCTGAGGATATTGAAAGACTAATGAGGGGTTTTCTATGGAATCATCATGATGGGAGCAGGGGCTTGGCTAGAGTTAAATGGGATGAGGTGTGCAGGCCAAAGCTATATGGGGGCTTAAATATCCTATCTTTAAGAAAGCAAAATATGGCATTGATGACCAAACATATATGGAATTTGTTGTCGAACAAAGATTCTTTATGGGTTAAGTGGATTAAGTCTTATAAGTTAATGGGGAGAAGTTTTTGGGAAATTGGGGAAAATAGATTGGACTCGTGGAGTTGGGGTCATTTATTGCAGAATAGGAATATGGTTAGGAATAATTTTATAGTCAAGATAGGTAATGGTATGGACTCATTTGCTTGGCATGATTTGTGGCATGAGAAGGGTATTTTGGGTAATTTGATTGATAGAAGGGATATCCGTGAAGCAGGGTTCGACCAAAAAACAAAGGTTGCTGAGTTATTTAATTCTCAGGGATGGCAGGTTCCGGAGGAGTGGCATAGGAAATACCCATGGCTTGTTCAAAGAAGTGTGGAGACTTTTCATATTGATAAGAAAGATTGTGTTGAATGGAAAGGTAGTGATGGGAAGGTGGTTAGGTTTTCTGTGAAACAGGTGTATAATAGTTTTTCCTGTGCTGGGGAGGTAGTAAAATGGAGCAGTTTTGTGTGGTTCAGCCAATGTATTCCGAAGCATGCTTTTATTAATTGGCTGGCGTTTAGGGGTAAATTGTTAACACAGGACAGAATGCTGAGTTGGGGTTGGGATGGTGATTTGAGTTGTGTTTTTTGTAAACGCTGTCCTGATAGTCATGATCACTTGTTCTTCAGTTGTGAATATTCTAGTGCAGTATGGAGGAGAGTGAGAAGGCAGGCTAGAATGGAGGAGGCCCCTTGTTTATGGCAGGAGTTTATAGTATTTGCTGAAAAAATGAAGAAGGGTAAGTCCATTTGGGATATTATTAGAAGATTGGTGGTTGCGGCTTGTGTTTATTTTATATGGCTAGAGAGGAATGGGAGGTTATTTAGGGATAACAGTAGGTCTCCTCAACAACTGTTTGTTAGAATCTGTGAAGAAGTAAGAATGAGATTGGTGGGGTTAAAATTGAAAAGGAGCAGCAATGTTTTGGAGGCTGCTGAGGTATGGAGGTTTAAG GGTGCATTAACCATTCAGGTCATCTCTGCGTTTTGTGAATGGGGATTAGGTTTTTCTGTGCTATGGGAGGGCACTAACCAGGGAG GAAATTTGAACCGAGTTTTTGTTTTGGTGGCCAGTCTAGAGGGTGTATCAACCATTCTGGTCACTTCTGCGGTTGTTGATGGGAGGTTAGGTGATTTAATGCTATGGGGATGCATTTGCCCGGGAGTTATAAGGAAGGAGATTATCACTGTTTATAGGACATTATTTTCCACTTATAATTCTTTTTGGATTTGCCTAGAACCATACAGTGATAATCAATCCCGGTCTATATGGTCAGGTTGTTTTTTTCTGAAACCGTTTCTTGTTTTGGTTTTGAATCCTTTGAGTCTTTTGGTATGGGGTGGGGTATGCTGGCTATGTATTGGGTTGGGGTTGTGTGCTGGGAATGGAGAGTGGTTGATGAGAGGGAATGGTGTAAAGAACAAATTGTTTAACAGTGGTTGCAATTGGGAAAATTGCTGTGATAGGTCTTTGGGTTTATGGGAATCATTGGGGGATAAGAGGGTTATTGGATTGGGCAGGGGAGGTTTGGAATGA
- the LOC110880693 gene encoding uncharacterized protein LOC110880693 — protein MSSNVMVWNVRGLGGEGRQNIIRKIIKDNNISVCGLVETHLGEGKVLERAGRINNRWNWVCNSEVCENWVRIVVGWDPRKVCVDILGIEEQVIHCRIKSFLDGENFLCSFVYGHATMNPRRALWRNLIDYSGNARDKPWVAMGDFNAILHLNEKSSVQRGTNYGMEEFKECVAEANIMDIAKTGFHFTWNQKPGSSDGIMEKLDRVMGNEKFLNDFPSGCAKFLPFYTSDHSPAILVFSGGKKFDPKPFKFWNFLASKPEFKPIVKEVWDKSFVGHNMFKVVCKLKELKKPLRKLNRQQGNLNEKVERLRSEVERIQSEIACQPDNEDLRLEEVVYVKAFKEALLDQEYLLKQKSRENWLKVGDQNTKYFHQVVKHKQVRNHVGQIRDLEGNIYEGKAVGDAFV, from the coding sequence ATGAGTAGTAATGTAATGGTGTGGAATGTTAGGGGTCTTGGAGGGGAAGGGAGGCAAAATATAATAAGAAAGATCATTAAGGATAATAATATTAGTGTTTGTGGCCTTGTTGAGACTCATTTGGGAGAGGGGAAAGTTTTGGAGAGGGCTGGTAGAATTAATAATAGGTGGAATTGGGTTTGTAATAGTGAGGTTTGTGAAAACTGGGTCAGAATTGTGGTGGGGTGGGATCCTAGAAAAGTGTGTGTGGATATTTTGGGTATTGAAGAACAGGTGATTCATTGTCGTATCAAGAGTTTTTTGGATGGGGAAAATTTtctttgttcgtttgtttatggGCATGCTACTATGAATCCTAGAAGAGCTTTATGGAGGAATCTCATTGATTATAGTGGGAATGCTAGGGATAAACCGTGGGTTGCCATGGGGGATTTTAATGCTATTCTTCATCTAAATGAAAAGAGTTCGGTTCAAAGGGGTACTAACTATGGTATGGAagaatttaaggaatgtgttgcTGAGGCTAATATCATGGATATTGCCAAAACGGGTTTTCATTTTACTTGGAATCAGAAGCCTGGAAGCAGTGATGGCATTATGGAAAAGCTTGATAGGGTCATGGGTAATGAGAAGTTCTTAAATGATTTCCCTTCAGGTTGTGCTAAATTTCTTCCTTTTTATACGTCTGACCACTCTCCTGCTATTCTTGTTTTTTCGGGGGGTAAAAAATTTGATCCGAAGCCTTTTAAGTTCTGGAATTTTTTGGCCTCTAAACCGGAATTCAAACCAATTGTTAAGGAAGTATGGGATAAGAGTTTTGTTGGGCATAATATGTTTAAAGTGGTTTGTAAATTGAAGGAGTTGAAAAAGCCTTTGCGGAAATTAAATAGGCAACAGGGTAATCTCAATGAGAAGGTTGAAAGATTGAGATCTGAAGTTGAGAGGATTCAGTCTGAGATTGCTTGTCAGCCTGATAATGAAGATTTAAGGTTAGAAGAAGTGGTGTATGTTAAAGCGTTTAAGGAAGCGTTGTTGGAtcaagaataccttttgaagcaGAAATCGAGGGAGAATTGGCTGAAAGTGGGGGACCAGAATACTAAATATTTTCATCAAGTTGTGAAACACAAGCAAGTTAGAAATCATGTGGGGCAGATTAGAGATTTGGAGGGTAATATTTATGAGGGGAAGGCTGTTGGGGATGCTTTTGTTTAA